The segment ACACCGCAGGGACAACCGGGAATGCTGTCTATATCGACGGCGTCCCGGTTACCGGAAGCTCCGCGACAATGCCTATCCAGACCGGCGCGCTCGCGGGGCTCGCAAATCTGCGCGACAATGTCACCGTCACTTACCAGTCGCAGCTCGACCAAACCGCAAATGGCTTGATCAGCGCCTTCGCCGAGACCGATCCGAGCAATTCGGGCTCATCCCTCGCGGGGCTTTTCACCAATGGCTCGAGCACGGCGCTGCCGACAGCGGCGCAAGTGACGGGTCTTGCCGGCAGCATCACCGTCAATGCCGCGGTCGATCCGAGCCAGGGCGGCACCGCCGCGTTGTTATCCGATGGGATCAACTTCAACTACAACACATCGAACCAGGCCAGCTACGACACACAGCTGCAGCAATATCTGACAAAGCTTTCGGCGGCTCAGAGTTTTTCCAGCGCCGGTGGTATTGGAACCAGCAATACGCTTTCGGGCTATGCCGCGGCATCAGTCAGTTGGCTCGATGCCGAGCAACAGAACGTGCAGTCGGAAAGTGCCTATCAGAGCACGTTGCTGTCGACATCGACGACCGCGCTGTCAAATTCGACCGGGGTCAATCTCGATGACGAGATGTCCCAGATGCTCGATCTTGAAAACTCCTACTCGGCGACAGCGAAGCTGCTGACGACGATCAACAACATGTTTTCCGATTTGGCGACCGCGATAGACCAGGCGACGGCGGCATGAGCTCGTTTATTTCTGCCTATTCGATTTCGACCGCCCTGCGGCAGTCCGTTCTGACGGCGCAGAGCAATCTTGCTCAGGCGCAGCAGGAGGTCTCGACCGGCACATACGCAGATGTCGGTTTGGCGCTCGGTGCGCAGACGTCGCAGGACATCAGCCTGCGCTCCCAGGAATCTTTGCTGCAGACCCTGACCACGACGAACAATCTCACCGCGACAAGTCTCAGCACGACGCAGGGCGTGCTCAGCAGTTTCCAAACGACCGCGCAGAACTTGCTGCAATCGGTGATCGGCTCGGCCAATCAGGACGGCGTCTCGACGTCTCTGCAGCAGCAGGCGCAGAGCGCGTTGCAATCCCTGATCTCGGGGCTGAACACGACCGAAGGCGGCAATTACCTTTTTTCTGGAACCAATACGTCCGTCGCGCCGATTACGGATTACTACAGCACCGGGGCAGCAAATAAATCGGCCGTTGATTCGGCATTTTCGTCTTACTTCGGTTTTTCGCAAACAAGCTCAAGTGTTGCGGATATAACCGCCAGTCAGATGCAGGGCTTCCTCGATACAGAGTTCGCGCCGCTGTTCCAGGGTACGAACTGGACGTCGAACTGGTCCTCGGCTTCCGACACAACGACGAGCAGCGAGATTTCGCCGTCGTTGACGGTCTCGACATCGGTCAGCGCGAACCAGTCGGCGTTCCAGGATCTGGCGCAGGGCTATACGATGCTGGCCGATCTCGGGACGCAAAATCTGAGCAGCTCGGCGCTTC is part of the Methylovirgula ligni genome and harbors:
- the flgK gene encoding flagellar hook-associated protein FlgK, producing the protein MNLTTATHVTQSALATVSAESALVSRNIGGVNSPGFSEKTANVVTTADGGVEVASVTNAQSQAVFANVLSATAASATQSALSDGLTTLATIVGEPGSDTSPAEKLSDLTNALQQYEASPSDSSLASAAVTAGQNLASTLNNATATVQQVREDADSQMASSVSSINSLLTQFKSVNQQIVTGTATGADVTDLLDTRNSILTQLSQQIGITTSAGANNDMSIYTDSGVTLFQNGTASTVNFQPTQTYTAGTTGNAVYIDGVPVTGSSATMPIQTGALAGLANLRDNVTVTYQSQLDQTANGLISAFAETDPSNSGSSLAGLFTNGSSTALPTAAQVTGLAGSITVNAAVDPSQGGTAALLSDGINFNYNTSNQASYDTQLQQYLTKLSAAQSFSSAGGIGTSNTLSGYAAASVSWLDAEQQNVQSESAYQSTLLSTSTTALSNSTGVNLDDEMSQMLDLENSYSATAKLLTTINNMFSDLATAIDQATAA
- a CDS encoding flagellar hook-associated family protein; translation: MSSFISAYSISTALRQSVLTAQSNLAQAQQEVSTGTYADVGLALGAQTSQDISLRSQESLLQTLTTTNNLTATSLSTTQGVLSSFQTTAQNLLQSVIGSANQDGVSTSLQQQAQSALQSLISGLNTTEGGNYLFSGTNTSVAPITDYYSTGAANKSAVDSAFSSYFGFSQTSSSVADITASQMQGFLDTEFAPLFQGTNWTSNWSSASDTTTSSEISPSLTVSTSVSANQSAFQDLAQGYTMLADLGTQNLSSSALQTLETNAENLLNAGIAGVTGIQTSVGSVQTDITSANNQMSVEMSVLSTQVGNLENVNPYEASTEVTNLQTQIETAYSLTSQLSQLSLVKYL